The proteins below are encoded in one region of Pseudomonas entomophila L48:
- a CDS encoding Crp/Fnr family transcriptional regulator, with the protein MHDPRTQLLHGQWFRQLPVHVQDSLLALARFRELAPGQCLFQRGDAPCGLYAVLDGAMRVGAVSSEGKEALLTLVEAPNWFGEISLFDGQPRTHDAFAEGATRLLWIPQAPLLEWLDREPWHWRELALLMSHKLRWVFIALEQQSLLAAAPRLAHRLLQIAEGYGERDVPQWRLQLSQEQLALMLSLSRQTINQILRSLEQSGVVRLGYGEVEIVDAPRLRAMAQHPG; encoded by the coding sequence ATGCACGATCCACGTACCCAGCTGTTGCACGGCCAGTGGTTCCGGCAGTTGCCCGTACATGTTCAGGATAGCCTGCTGGCCTTGGCCCGGTTTCGCGAGCTGGCACCCGGGCAGTGTCTGTTCCAGCGCGGCGACGCGCCCTGCGGCCTGTATGCGGTGCTCGACGGGGCGATGCGCGTGGGGGCGGTCAGCAGCGAAGGCAAGGAGGCGTTGCTGACCCTGGTCGAAGCGCCCAACTGGTTTGGTGAGATCAGCCTGTTCGACGGCCAGCCGCGTACCCATGACGCTTTCGCCGAAGGTGCGACACGGTTGCTGTGGATACCCCAGGCGCCGCTGTTGGAGTGGCTTGACCGCGAGCCTTGGCACTGGCGCGAGCTGGCTCTGTTGATGAGCCACAAGCTGCGTTGGGTGTTCATTGCCCTTGAGCAGCAAAGCCTGCTGGCTGCAGCGCCGCGCCTGGCTCATCGGCTGCTGCAGATTGCCGAGGGCTATGGTGAACGGGATGTGCCACAGTGGCGGTTGCAGCTCTCGCAAGAGCAACTGGCTTTGATGCTGTCGTTGTCGCGCCAGACCATCAACCAGATTCTCAGGAGCCTCGAACAGTCCGGCGTGGTGCGCCTGGGCTATGGCGAGGTGGAGATTGTCGATGCGCCGCGTCTGCGGGCGATGGCGCAGCATCCAGGCTGA
- a CDS encoding DUF962 domain-containing protein, whose translation MKNLVDHLSQYAAYHRDPRNIATHFIGIPLIVLAVSILLSRPGWDVGGLWLSPALLLATWSVWFYLRLDTRFGLVMGLLLGLCLWAGQAVAVQTTGLWLSAGLGAFVIGWVIQFVGHWYEGRKPAFVDDLSGLIVGPLFVVAELAFMAGLCGDLKRAVEANAGPVAVRQKKAAI comes from the coding sequence ATGAAAAACCTCGTCGATCACCTGAGTCAATACGCGGCCTACCACCGTGACCCACGCAACATCGCCACCCACTTCATCGGCATCCCGTTGATCGTGCTGGCCGTGAGCATCCTGCTGTCGCGGCCCGGCTGGGACGTGGGCGGCCTCTGGTTATCACCGGCCCTGCTGCTGGCGACCTGGTCGGTGTGGTTCTACCTGCGCCTGGACACCCGCTTCGGCCTGGTGATGGGCCTGTTGCTGGGCCTGTGCCTGTGGGCCGGGCAGGCCGTGGCGGTACAGACCACCGGGCTGTGGCTGAGTGCCGGCCTGGGTGCGTTCGTCATCGGCTGGGTCATCCAGTTCGTCGGGCACTGGTATGAAGGGCGTAAGCCGGCATTCGTCGACGACCTCAGCGGTTTGATCGTCGGGCCGCTGTTCGTGGTGGCGGAGCTGGCCTTCATGGCCGGACTGTGCGGCGACTTGAAGCGAGCCGTGGAAGCCAATGCCGGACCGGTAGCGGTGCGTCAGAAGAAAGCGGCGATCTGA